CGCGGCCGACCGTCGATCCTCGTAAGTTTACCAGACCCCCTTGGGCCGGGTTGTTCTTTACAAGAAAGGGCGGGCCTTATTCGGGCAGGTGAAGGCGGGCCAGTCGGACCTGGTCGGCGGCGAGGTCGGTCCAGGCGATGTAGATGTGGTTGTGGGAGAGGGCGAGGCGGGGGAAGCCGGAGGGACGTCGGGCGCTGGTGGGGGCGACTTTCAGGTCGTGGGTCAGCGTGCCGTCCGGGGTGATGCGCTTGAGGCGGATGTCGGGGTCGGCGGCCTCTTTGCCGGCTTTTTCAAGCAGGGCCACGACGGCGCTGCCGTCGGGCAGGAGCAGGGTGTCGAGGCGCCCGAGCGTGAGGCCTTGGCTGATGACGGTGGGAGTGGAGAAGGTGCGTCCGGCGTCTGTGGAGAAGGCGGCTTTGACCTTGGGTACTCCGTCCCGCCCCATGGTGAACCAAGCCAGTGCCACGCGGTCGCCGTCGGCGTCGAGGCGGGGACCGTTGACCGGGCATCCCGGGATCTTCCAGTGGTCTGGGGCCACGATGCTGGTTTCCTGCCAAGCCTCTTGGCGGTCATCGTACACCGCGATGCCGATGTCGCGGACTTCTTCGGGCGAGCGGTCGCGGAAGGCAGCCACGGCCCCTGCCGAGGTCGCAGCGGCGTCGGTTTGGCAGCATTCGCAGACGCGGGCGTCCAAGACCTGACGCTTGCCAGGGCGGCCCTGAGAATCGAGTTCGGCGTAACGGACGGTCATCGCTCCGCCCGAGCCGCCGTGCCCATGCCCGTCGCCCGACGAGCCCTCGGCCGCCGCCATTTCGCGCCCGTCCAACCACACCGCGCCCAGCCGTCCGTCGGGGTGGGGAATGAAGCTGACGAATCCGTGCTCGGCCAACTTGCCGTCCTTGTGGAGCAGGACGGGCTCGGTCCAGGTCTTGCCCTCATCGGCGGAGCGGGAGACGTAGACGTCGTAGGAGTAACGCTGGTCGCGGCGCACCATCCAGTGGGCCGTCAGCAACCCGTCGGAAGTCGCTGCCAGGGAAGGAAAGTCGGCCCAGTTGGCCAGCAGGTCGGGTCCGCGGGTGATGGTACGGGCCTCGGCGAAGGACTCGCCGTTCCATATGGCGAAGCGCAGCAGGACGTCATCGCCTTCTTTTACCTGCCAGTTGAGGTAGACGCGTCCGTCAGGACCGGTGGTCAGGCTGGGTTGGGCGCTGCCGTTGCCGGCTGGCGACGGCAGCCGTTCGATGGCATGTTGGGCGGCCAGGCTGACGCAAAAGGGCAGCGTGGCGATCAGAAACAAGGCGGTTCTCAGCATGGCCGTATGGTAGCCCATTTGGAGAGAGCGAGCAGCCCG
The sequence above is a segment of the Acidobacteriota bacterium genome. Coding sequences within it:
- a CDS encoding sialidase family protein — protein: MLRTALFLIATLPFCVSLAAQHAIERLPSPAGNGSAQPSLTTGPDGRVYLNWQVKEGDDVLLRFAIWNGESFAEARTITRGPDLLANWADFPSLAATSDGLLTAHWMVRRDQRYSYDVYVSRSADEGKTWTEPVLLHKDGKLAEHGFVSFIPHPDGRLGAVWLDGREMAAAEGSSGDGHGHGGSGGAMTVRYAELDSQGRPGKRQVLDARVCECCQTDAAATSAGAVAAFRDRSPEEVRDIGIAVYDDRQEAWQETSIVAPDHWKIPGCPVNGPRLDADGDRVALAWFTMGRDGVPKVKAAFSTDAGRTFSTPTVISQGLTLGRLDTLLLPDGSAVVALLEKAGKEAADPDIRLKRITPDGTLTHDLKVAPTSARRPSGFPRLALSHNHIYIAWTDLAADQVRLARLHLPE